In Desulfosporosinus youngiae DSM 17734, the genomic stretch TGTAATTCCAAGCCGTCCGCCGCCAGCGAAGCCGAGTAGGCAGGGTCGGGCCAGTACAGCATCCCTTGGACATCAGGCCGCCAGGCGGCGAAGAGAGTCCCGGTCCCGGCGGGCATTTCCAACTGCCCGGTCGTTGTCAAGCGGCCGGTATCGAGATTATAGGAATAAAAGATCATCCGGCGCTCTCCGGAAATCTTGTCCTTTTGAGACAGTGTCGGTTCGCTGTAGCAAGCCAGAGATTTCCCGTCCGGGGACCAGCCGCTGAGACCGGAAAATTTTTCCGTTCCAGGGACCTGATACGGTTCTCCCTTGGCGGGAACCAGCCAGATTTCACCCTGACCTTGTACCGCTAAGATGCTTCCGGCCGGCGACCAGGAAATCCTCGCCGGCACAATGGGCAGTTCCGGCAAACCCTGGATCACGCGGCTTTCCCGGCCATCCCGGCTGACCAGCCAAAGCTTGCCCTCGTCCATATTCGCACTGCCGGCGGATGCCGCTCCCCGCTCCCCATCGCCTTGCGGCATGGCGAAAAGCATGTTTTTCGCCATTGACGTCAAAAAGGCAATCCATTGGCCATCGGCAGACCAGGTTGGATAAAAGGCTTGACCGGAATCAGACAGTTGTTTCACTTCACCGCTGCCGCCGTAAAGTACGTAGAGTATCCCTCGCCAGATAAAAGCCAGATCCCCCCGGTTTTTAAAAGCGGCTCCGTTGAGATTCATCCCGGCCCCAGCGGCCGTTCCGCCGGCGAAGCGGTCCGCCGTTTGCTTCCAGATATGACCGCCGTCCGTTGTTTTCCACAGGTTCCCCTCAATAATGGCCCATCCTGTACTGGCGGAAACATTGAGATCCTGGCCTCCTGTCGTACCGGATTCTGCCGGAGCACAGCCGGTCAGCACTGCCAATCCGCTCAGCAAGAAAACAACAAGAATCATCCCTCCGCAAAGTTTTCTGAATCTATGGTTGATTTTGTAAGGCATGGCAAATCCCTCTTTACTTTTAGTCCTTATTGATGGTAAAAATTGCTTTTGTTAATCATAACAAGTTTTATGATCCGGTGCTTTACAAAA encodes the following:
- a CDS encoding PD40 domain-containing protein codes for the protein MPYKINHRFRKLCGGMILVVFLLSGLAVLTGCAPAESGTTGGQDLNVSASTGWAIIEGNLWKTTDGGHIWKQTADRFAGGTAAGAGMNLNGAAFKNRGDLAFIWRGILYVLYGGSGEVKQLSDSGQAFYPTWSADGQWIAFLTSMAKNMLFAMPQGDGERGAASAGSANMDEGKLWLVSRDGRESRVIQGLPELPIVPARISWSPAGSILAVQGQGEIWLVPAKGEPYQVPGTEKFSGLSGWSPDGKSLACYSEPTLSQKDKISGERRMIFYSYNLDTGRLTTTGQLEMPAGTGTLFAAWRPDVQGMLYWPDPAYSASLAADGLELHSLRWGESQPQVLPCGLGYRPWLSFFPDGRLLMVAGGGRSNWSEKNLAVCELETGNTKILPNPAGSVAVDPALSPDGKQIAFVAAQNLGREMGGFSEPGQLEDWVATRTLWLENSDGSGAHPLKAAGGGIYQPSWSNDGTAILYVRDNSLWLVEVDSEKPQKIIGPFPDWSKDLFGYYGYVWHDNFAWFSK